AGTCAGAGTGCAATCTTCCTTGCCAAGAATCCAGCATTTCACTCCGAGGACGAAGCATATTCAGATCAAATATCACTTCATCCGACAACTGCTGGACGACGAGCAACTAATGCTAGAAAAGATCTGTGGAAGCAAGAATCCAGCTGACATGTTAACCAAAGGAGTTACACTTGAGAAACTGAAGTTGTGCAAAAACTTCAGTTGGTCTTCAAGGATAAAAAAGGATTTCATTGTTTGTCTCCAAGTGGGAGATTGTTAGCATTATGGAGACAAACAAACCCCACCATGTGCAAGTGGAATTATAGTCTCCCACTTAGCACATGGTGGAGGACACCCCCCACTCCCaccttgtataattatgtgtgTTCTGTGTAGTGTAGTGTGTGAACTGAAGCTGCgagagaaacacagagagagttgtgtgaaacacagagagaagagagagcttgagtgtagagttgagttgagaacattctcctcctcttgttgttgtattatttctttgtaagcttgattaatacaactagtagctccgtggagtaggcaagttgccgaaccacgtaaattgtgCGTGTTTGAGTTCTGGAAATATCCCAACAGCTTCCTTTGTTGCAGAAATGGCAGGTGCACGCTGCTTTTCTATGGGATAAATTATTTGTCTTGGCTGTGGAAACTAGTAACCTCATACTATATAGGTATGGGGATTCATCGATAAGCATTCGATCAAGTGGCCAGGATAGAGATTGGAACTAACTGAAGTGATGGGATTTTTTTCCCATTCAGTATTTCGATCTGATGAATCTTACAATAGATGAGGGTTCGTGTTagttaaacccttaattaatgTGATCCAACGTAATGATGAGAGACTCTACGCTATATACTGTTTAGGAGCAAGGCAGTTGTAAATAGCTAGCCTTTTCACAgcattagtttttttagaacaaagggaaaaatcaattcaaatatcGTGCCCCAAACTACAAGTTAActtcttactttttttataaaaaaaaaaaatcttccttcTGACCTTTTTAGCTATTCTTTTGACGGGAAACATTACATGTCACCTGTTATACTGCTCAAAACATCCAACCAcagcaaaacaaaagaacaaTCAGTTGAAGTTACCACGTTCCTCGCCAAGATGAAAATAAGACTCGGACTTGCTCTTGAAATTGACGTTGTTCGACGAAGTCATAAAACGCGTTTTGGCTAATTAAGGACTAATACTTGAGGGCAACTAGGTGAAATCAAGCAGCATCCTAATTGAAAGGTCCCTTTCTTTGAATCGGTTTACAGACAGTGACGGGTTTCATTGTTGTGGTTATTCTAGAATTGTTTGACCACAACACTCGTTGCCATGTTATACGCTACGATTTTCCAAACTTTTACGTGAATTGCATTGCGAAAGAACAGAGTTTCTGGTATACTTGATGCTGCTGAAAGTGAAACCAATCCCAAAATTTCAAACCACAAAAGTCGTGAAATACCCATTTTCACAAAGAAAACATATCATAAAACCCCAAAATACGCCTTAAGTTAGACGGCAGGCTTTTCAAAGCACAAAAGCCACGAAAAAAACCATTTCCACATATCAACTTTAGGCTTTTTTTTGGGTCTCATGATATTTTGGACATATCGATATGAAAACTATAGGTTTTATGAAAATGGATCTTATGCTTTTAAAAGTCTACTAGCCAGCTTCATGTATTTTTTGctcatttcttttctaaaaagatTTTACTTTTCTCTTCGGTGTTCAAGTTTTGGTAGTAACAACATAAAATCTTTCTGCTACATAAACTGGAAATGCTTTAATGACTACTAGTAGCTTTGATAATTAAGAATCTTTCATTTTCTAAGTTATTTTGgcatatttattgtttatatataaaaatatacaattttcttttctttttaggagttttttttttttttttactttaattttgtaatatcGTTGTTAGATAATAAGTTGGCCTGGTTATTTATATAACATACaacaacaatattgttttttgattgATAAGGTAGCTTGAATGAAATTTAGAATACGTTCATACATAGTAGATGAGAATtgtaaaaccaaattaaaacaaatcatattcaccttaatttgttctttatatgaaaaaaaatatcattaaattttttaagtttttcaaatgttttttaattttttttttcaactcgaTGATGAcatataatgattatttatcatgttatataaattattgattatatACATTAATTTGTTCTGAAATGTTTTAGGTTCATTTGAGCATTTGTTGGAAGGATAAAGTTTTGTTATTGTCTTGGTAAAAAACAATGGCTCCATGCAGAACTTGTCAGATATCAATTTATATCagatattttgatatcattgGCTTACTTCTCTATTCCAATCAAGCTTATGtattttatgtgaaaattaTTGGAAATTTATTTCAAGAACATAGTTAATGAGAACATAtgaggtaaaattaaaaatagaatctACTTGCTATTAGGTTTAAAACTTTATTAGAATTTAATATCTAGAATGTACTTTTTAACATAGAAcattaatataatttgaaaaaattatggatgaatgagaattaattttaaagaactTTTGGTTGACATCTTTTAGTAAAACACAAACCCTTTAAAGAACTTTATCTTACactgaaaagaaacaaaactttcataatatttataaagttgACAATTGATAAGTTAAAATTGGGCTCAAATGTAACCCAAGCTTTTAGAAGGGAGAAGTCTCAGATAAAATGGGTTTTTGGGCTTAAACCCACATACACGCGTTGGCTCGACTTGTGCTCAGGCTTTGGGCTTGGGTTTAGGtttattgtaataatattttgggttggaaatatattttttttcaactagaaTTTGGACTTAAACTTGGTCTATGAAGAACTAACCCATTGTTTGTCCAGTCCAACCTATTAATATTAGCAGTCTCTTCCATAATCTTTTATcgtaaatttaaatatatttttcagcttaaaaaatttaaatttatggacACTATGTTccaatttaattcttgatttatagtgactaatcaaatgttgataatgtgagaattaatttttaaactttttagcttttaaaatcCACTATAAAAAAAGGGGTTGAAGGAAAAGTTTCTgacaatgtttttttagatttgtatGCACTCTTTCttaccttatatttttttattttcttcttttttaatgctTCAATTTTCCTCTCAAATCTAGAGCTCATATTCATCTTGTTGAGAGATATTTGGTTTATCTTCCTCCTGGAAATAAACTATATAGGCCATAAGTGGATCTTCAAAGGAAAGATGAAAGTTGATGGCAttattgacaaatataaagttCAACTCATGATTAAAAGTTTTAGACAACAAAAAGTGCGGAATACTGTGacatatattcatatatatatgaagaataaCTTTTATACGATTGTTAATGGTCATTGCATTTATTATCAAGCTTGAAATACATCAAATGAATGTAAAATAACTTTCTTAAATGGTGACCTTGATGAAGAGGCTTACATGGAACAAACACAGGGGTTTATTATCCATGGATAAGAAAAGAATTGTAAGCTTGTCAAATCACTTTATGATTTGAAACAATCACCTAAATAATCACATgaaaaatttgataatattaCATTGTTAAATGagttcaaaatcaacaaaattgataaatgtgtttatgtgaaaaaatatagataaaatttatgtatttatgtGGATGATATGCTTATTTTGAGCAGTAATGATCACATTATCAAGtctactataaaaatattaactaaacaAGTTTGACATAAAAGACTTAGATCTTATAGATGCTATACTAGGAATAAAAACTTTTAGGACATCTAATGGATTTGTATTATTCCAATCTCATTATGTTGAGAAAgctctcaataaattttttaaatgagacaATAGCATTGTGAAAACACCAAAGGATACAAGTGTCTATTTgttcaaaaaagagaaaaggggaATAGGCAAATTAGACTATTCTTAGAAAATTAGGAGcttgatatattttataaactgTACAAGACCTAATATTGCTTACTTGGTTAACAAAATGAGTAGATTTATAGGTAATTCAAGTAAAGATCAATGAAAAACAATGCGAAGGGTGCTCAAATATTAAAGGTACATCTTAGACCATGGGTTACATTATACTGGTTACTCGGTTGTACTTGAAGGGTATAATAATGCCAATTAAATATCTAACATTAAGGATTTAAAATTTACTAGTGGATATGTATTCACATTTGATGGAACAACTGTGTTATGAAAAATCTCTAAACAAACATTTATTGTAAGATCcatgattaaattaaagtttattaCTCTTAATGAAACTAAAGAAAAAGCTAAAGGACTTTGAGAAATAAATGAATCAATGATAATATGATTAGTGCTTTTTATAGCTACAAACaataccttagtttttttttttttttttttcaattgtgaacatagaaattttaaatatgcacaatatttttttatacaattaaacATACACTATATAATAGCATATAAATATTAGCTCCAAAAAGATATATTTACAGTatattgttataaatattaagggggaagaaaacagaaaagtGGACCGCACCAACCCAGTTGGGGAGACCCGAACACAACCCGGTCCCAAAGAGCTAACCGATTCCTACGCAAGTGGGACCAATATTAGAAAGATCAATGGCACAGATTGCACATGAAAACATTCAAATGTACAAGAAGAAACACGTAAGCGAAGCTATTCTTTGACAAAAATCGCTAATAACGCCGTCAATTGCACCAGAAGAAGACTCTCCTTCGCTTCGTTTCAATTCAcatagagaaaaaagaagagagagatggGAGGAGCACAAGCTTTGAAGAGAATCCCTCGCATCAAATTCCCTCAAAGACACTCCACCAAATCCTCTGGTTCCCACGTCTTTTATTAATCTTTGATTTCACcttattgcttctttttttattgcttgatGTGATCTGTTGttaaaaattgttttggaaGTAGCAACACATACCATTACACCATCCATTGAACTGTAGGTCCCTTAAATCGAATGATTGTGATTGTTTTCGCTATAAGTAGTATTAGTCGAGATCCATTGCTGCATGTTTTATTTGCGATCATGAAGTATAAAATATGCATTTTTTGTTAACTTGTAATATATGCTTTAGGAAATATGAACTGAACTGTCTCCGAAGGCTGGTACATACTGAGTGTTGAGGAAATTGATTGTTAGGTAATGGGTCGCAGCCGGAAGAAGCATTGAGATCTGGGAGTGCTTatcaagcttttttttctaGCATGAAGGCTTCAACTGCTGTTGGAGGGAAAGCTTCTCTTCAGCCCAAGCGAACTCCGGTTTCGAATGAGGAGATTGAGGCGATCTTggtatgttaaaatatttttttacgtgTTGTTTACGTGATAAGCTCACCTGCATTCTCAATATGGTCATCTGATTACTAATGAAACACTGAATTATGCTACTGCTGGTTGCTAATTATTTAGCCTTGGTGGTAAATAGGTTGCTAGTTTGGTGCAAGTGCAAGAAGAggcattgaaattgaaatttgttGTTATGCGTCAAGTTGTAAACAAATTGTCATAGATTTTGCTTCTGATATCTCgagcattttgattttgatttttttttttaatcttctaaGCTTGGTTATGAAGCCTAATATATTGCAAGGGTAACGTTAGAATTTGTTTGTATTCTGATTTCACGTTTTCTCCTTGCATTTGACGCAATAAAACAGATTGTTTTGTGTGTCTCTTCTGGGTTGTTAAACAAATGAATTGTTAGGTAATCCAACAGCTAGTAAGTCATGCATAGCATGCATTGAACAAGACACACACAATTCACTTCACAAGcatgatatatttttcttgcttctcATTCTTTCAGTTTCTGGCTACTAATTTACCTCTTTATGCAATCCTTATGGCAGTTGGGTGGATGTATCTGAGCTTCTCTCGGAGCTCTGAAAAGGGAGCTTCAACATtcgtttttattcttttagttttcaaaTACAAGAGTTCATT
This region of Populus alba chromosome 3, ASM523922v2, whole genome shotgun sequence genomic DNA includes:
- the LOC118034123 gene encoding uncharacterized protein; its protein translation is MGGAQALKRIPRIKFPQRHSTKSSGNGSQPEEALRSGSAYQAFFSSMKASTAVGGKASLQPKRTPVSNEEIEAILLGGCI